A stretch of Methanosphaerula palustris E1-9c DNA encodes these proteins:
- a CDS encoding dockerin type I domain-containing protein, which yields MKVFSLLCILLLLCGSVQAVTATETYLSSRLWGTPGFGINQFNSPEGIAVDGTGNVYVADMNNDRISFFTKASLPQMPSSIGRIGSGHGQFFYPHGVAVDSTGNVYVADTGNHQIQKFTVNGNFNTQWGIKGSGTNQFNSPEGIAVDGAGNVYVADTGNNRIEKFTSSGDIVTSWGSYGSEVGQFNRPTSVAVDNTGIGYIYVADTGNNRIQKFTLTGDLVATRSISNSGASQFNRPTSVAVDTGGSVYVADTGNNRIQKFTSSGDLITSWGSYGSESGQFVSPCGITVDGEGTVYVADTGNNRIQRFTPVQTYATLDFVPGTKTLVLGEHQSFDLTLSGIDTGLSGSEVIVSVANPSVLDIVGASPPVWSSTPQYYDLPSSAVTIGGADLGNRVQGRMSNIPLGNLTVQGKLPGTTSLDVTRYQLDDDSGNLVPVITMSVVITVSGTLIRSLPSSDTPPHDLDQDGLYEDVNGDGVFNFNDVIQYFNQIDWISDNEPTVAFDFNRNGRVDFGDIVTLFNIL from the coding sequence TTGAAGGTTTTCTCATTACTCTGCATCCTGCTCCTCCTCTGCGGTAGTGTCCAGGCCGTGACGGCAACAGAGACATATCTATCTTCCAGACTGTGGGGAACCCCTGGATTTGGGATCAATCAGTTCAACTCCCCTGAAGGGATTGCGGTGGATGGTACTGGCAATGTTTATGTGGCCGACATGAACAACGATCGTATATCGTTCTTCACGAAGGCTAGCTTACCACAGATGCCTTCATCAATTGGGAGGATCGGTTCTGGGCATGGACAGTTCTTCTATCCCCACGGGGTTGCAGTGGATAGCACTGGCAATGTTTATGTGGCTGATACGGGTAACCACCAGATTCAGAAGTTCACGGTAAATGGTAACTTCAACACGCAATGGGGAATTAAGGGCTCGGGGACCAATCAGTTCAACTCCCCTGAGGGGATTGCGGTGGACGGTGCTGGCAATGTTTATGTGGCCGATACGGGTAATAACCGCATTGAAAAATTCACATCCTCGGGGGATATTGTCACCTCCTGGGGTTCCTATGGTTCGGAAGTTGGGCAGTTCAACAGACCAACCAGTGTTGCTGTGGACAACACAGGAATAGGATATATCTACGTCGCAGATACCGGTAACAACCGCATTCAGAAATTCACATTGACCGGTGACCTCGTTGCGACAAGGAGCATATCCAACTCTGGGGCCAGCCAGTTCAACAGACCGACCAGTGTCGCTGTTGACACCGGTGGGAGTGTTTATGTTGCGGACACTGGCAATAATCGGATCCAGAAGTTCACGTCTTCAGGTGACCTCATCACCTCCTGGGGCTCTTATGGTTCGGAATCAGGCCAATTTGTTTCTCCATGCGGAATAACGGTTGATGGTGAAGGTACCGTCTATGTGGCCGATACTGGTAACAATCGCATTCAGCGGTTCACGCCTGTGCAGACCTATGCCACCCTTGACTTTGTCCCAGGTACAAAAACGCTGGTCCTTGGTGAACACCAATCGTTTGATCTCACCCTCTCTGGAATAGATACCGGCCTTTCGGGGTCTGAGGTCATTGTATCCGTTGCTAATCCCTCAGTCCTTGATATTGTTGGAGCCAGCCCACCCGTTTGGTCTTCGACACCACAATACTATGATCTTCCTTCATCTGCGGTCACAATCGGGGGTGCGGACCTTGGGAATAGGGTCCAGGGACGGATGTCTAATATCCCCCTCGGCAATCTCACGGTTCAGGGGAAATTGCCTGGGACAACCAGTCTGGATGTGACCCGGTATCAACTGGACGATGATTCAGGTAATCTGGTACCGGTCATCACCATGTCTGTTGTCATCACCGTCAGCGGCACACTGATACGGTCACTTCCTTCGTCTGATACTCCGCCCCACGATCTGGACCAGGATGGTCTATATGAGGATGTGAATGGCGATGGGGTTTTTAACTTCAACGATGTGATTCAATA
- a CDS encoding DUF7847 domain-containing protein gives MFVDTLRLLKRMPGLFIPGVLIAVLDAIQIWFSLTGETFIAPRLLAVELVLMPFAFAAVYGAIKADDASFKSLIREGSRNYFRVLLPGLLVAFGAVAIAVVATGLMMALVQTDSVGLVALVMMLVIAVFALLTLFYDTAAVFEEQSVFNAIRRSVAVVSRVPMAAVRFLFAAILVALGIGVPLLVIWTAALYQQLTPIATMTPVEAAAFTQDQLFALIGSNGAMITTGLYFVGFLFFFTLMTTYKALLFKEVAAEEVSAEPQGEYDEKGRYYRY, from the coding sequence GTGTTCGTCGACACGTTACGACTGCTCAAGCGGATGCCGGGTCTCTTCATCCCGGGGGTGTTGATCGCCGTGCTGGATGCCATCCAGATCTGGTTCTCGCTGACCGGGGAGACGTTCATCGCACCGCGGCTGCTTGCCGTGGAACTGGTGCTGATGCCGTTTGCGTTTGCAGCGGTGTACGGTGCGATCAAGGCCGATGATGCCTCATTCAAAAGTCTGATCCGAGAAGGTTCGCGCAACTACTTCCGTGTATTGCTGCCGGGGCTGCTGGTGGCGTTCGGAGCGGTGGCCATCGCGGTCGTCGCGACCGGGCTGATGATGGCTCTGGTTCAGACCGATTCTGTAGGGCTGGTGGCGCTGGTGATGATGCTGGTGATCGCGGTCTTTGCCCTGCTGACGCTCTTCTACGACACGGCTGCGGTCTTTGAGGAACAGAGCGTCTTCAATGCGATCCGGCGGTCCGTTGCGGTGGTGAGCCGGGTCCCAATGGCGGCGGTCAGATTCCTGTTCGCTGCTATTCTGGTTGCGCTGGGGATCGGTGTCCCGTTGCTGGTCATCTGGACTGCGGCCCTGTACCAGCAATTGACACCGATCGCAACGATGACTCCCGTCGAGGCGGCGGCCTTCACTCAGGATCAACTCTTCGCACTGATCGGGTCGAATGGGGCCATGATCACCACGGGTCTTTACTTTGTCGGTTTCCTGTTCTTCTTCACCCTGATGACCACCTACAAGGCGCTGCTCTTCAAGGAGGTCGCTGCTGAGGAGGTTTCAGCGGAGCCGCAGGGCGAGTACGATGAGAAGGGCCGGTACTACCGGTACTGA
- a CDS encoding pyruvate kinase alpha/beta domain-containing protein: protein MSYTTRSTIYFDSPGPANTADAAACAVARAEEAGCSTIVLASTTGSTALAFLPYVQKAGLRLVVVTHVYGFTKPGVWEFSSEAAATLKAAGATVVTGTHVLSGLERSLARSPKVGGGSRTEAIAEALRKTVAVGLKVAVECVLIAADQGIISIDDEVVAVGGTGSGADTVCVIRPSYTASFFDLQVREIAAMPRVR from the coding sequence ATGTCTTATACAACCAGATCCACGATCTACTTCGATTCGCCGGGACCCGCAAACACGGCCGACGCAGCAGCCTGTGCGGTTGCACGGGCAGAGGAGGCTGGATGCAGCACCATCGTGCTGGCCAGTACCACCGGGTCGACGGCCCTCGCCTTTCTGCCGTATGTGCAGAAGGCCGGTCTGCGGCTCGTGGTGGTGACTCACGTCTATGGGTTTACGAAACCGGGTGTCTGGGAGTTTTCGTCCGAAGCCGCTGCAACCCTGAAGGCGGCCGGCGCCACCGTGGTGACCGGCACCCATGTCCTCTCCGGGCTTGAGCGGTCGCTCGCACGGTCACCAAAGGTCGGCGGCGGTTCGAGGACTGAAGCGATCGCCGAGGCGCTCCGTAAAACCGTCGCCGTCGGGCTGAAGGTTGCGGTGGAGTGCGTGCTGATCGCAGCCGATCAGGGGATTATCTCCATCGATGACGAGGTGGTCGCTGTCGGAGGGACCGGGTCGGGTGCGGATACGGTCTGTGTGATCAGACCCTCGTATACCGCCTCCTTCTTCGATCTGCAGGTTCGCGAGATCGCGGCGATGCCCCGCGTGAGGTGA
- a CDS encoding DUF362 domain-containing protein — MASPVYFARVRARSPGENKISRVRALFERAGFAGHLTPSEATAIKLHFGEAGGDGYINPVLVRQVVDKVKESGSRPFLTDTNTLYLGSRSDAVDHITTAIGHGFDYAVVNAPVIIADGLRGGNVTSVPVQGKHFSSVKIAGDIAAARSMIVLSHFKGHEVAGFGGAIKNLGMGCASPAGKREQHSARPMVVRDLCIGCQTCLPVCPQQAIGMDEGAALISKDRCIGCFECMTVCPERAIDVDWETDIPTFTERMVEYAAGAAKTKEGRIGYMNFLLNITPDCDCVPWSDRQIVPDIGILASNDPVAIDAASFDLVNQQIGFSDTMLTDHFAAGEDKFTGLRCVTDGRRQVQYAEEIGLGIGAYDLIEI; from the coding sequence ATGGCGTCTCCGGTATATTTTGCACGTGTGCGGGCCAGGTCCCCTGGTGAGAACAAGATCAGCAGGGTGCGTGCCCTCTTCGAACGGGCAGGGTTTGCCGGGCATCTCACACCCAGCGAGGCAACGGCCATCAAGCTTCACTTCGGTGAGGCCGGCGGTGACGGGTATATCAACCCGGTCCTGGTCAGGCAGGTGGTGGACAAGGTGAAGGAGTCGGGTTCCCGGCCGTTCCTGACCGATACCAACACCCTGTACCTGGGGTCGCGGTCCGATGCGGTCGACCACATCACCACGGCCATCGGCCATGGTTTCGACTACGCGGTGGTCAACGCCCCGGTGATCATCGCCGACGGGCTCCGCGGCGGCAATGTCACGTCGGTGCCGGTGCAGGGGAAGCACTTCTCCTCGGTGAAGATCGCCGGCGACATCGCGGCGGCCCGATCGATGATCGTGCTCTCCCATTTCAAGGGGCACGAGGTGGCCGGGTTTGGCGGGGCGATCAAGAATCTCGGAATGGGGTGTGCATCCCCGGCCGGCAAGCGGGAGCAGCATTCGGCCCGGCCGATGGTCGTTCGCGATCTCTGTATCGGCTGCCAGACCTGTCTGCCGGTCTGTCCGCAGCAGGCGATCGGGATGGACGAGGGTGCGGCGCTGATCAGTAAAGACCGGTGTATCGGCTGCTTTGAATGCATGACCGTCTGTCCGGAGCGTGCGATCGATGTGGACTGGGAGACCGATATCCCGACGTTCACCGAACGGATGGTCGAGTATGCTGCCGGGGCGGCGAAGACCAAGGAGGGGAGGATCGGATATATGAACTTCCTGCTGAACATCACGCCGGACTGTGACTGCGTGCCCTGGTCGGACCGACAGATCGTCCCTGACATCGGGATCCTGGCCTCCAACGATCCGGTGGCGATCGATGCAGCCAGCTTCGATCTGGTGAATCAGCAGATCGGGTTCTCCGACACCATGCTGACCGATCACTTCGCCGCCGGCGAGGACAAGTTCACCGGCCTCCGGTGTGTCACCGACGGACGCCGGCAGGTCCAGTACGCCGAAGAGATCGGCCTCGGCATCGGGGCATATGATCTGATCGAGATCTGA
- a CDS encoding TIGR00266 family protein, giving the protein MQYTITGDNLQMVTLSLVEGEEIAAEAGAMVNMSGNMKMTSAVTGGLFKGLKRMVTGESFFLSHFTPSGGGGQVAFAGNVPGKIVPVSFNGNEFIAQRDAYLCAEMGVDLDIAFTKRIRAGIFGGEGFVMQKLSGHGTAFLHCCGDVVEMTLAPDQVMKVQTGLVVGFDSTVRYDIARAGGVTTILFGGEGLFLTTLQGPGKVVLQSMDVAKLAQALTPFLPHPESGSQ; this is encoded by the coding sequence ATGCAGTACACGATAACAGGCGACAACCTGCAGATGGTCACCCTCTCCCTTGTAGAGGGTGAAGAGATCGCCGCCGAAGCCGGGGCGATGGTCAATATGAGCGGCAATATGAAGATGACCAGTGCGGTGACCGGCGGGCTCTTCAAGGGGCTGAAACGGATGGTAACCGGCGAGAGTTTCTTCCTCTCCCACTTCACCCCATCCGGGGGCGGAGGACAGGTGGCCTTCGCCGGGAACGTGCCCGGCAAGATCGTTCCGGTCTCCTTCAACGGGAACGAATTCATCGCCCAGCGGGACGCCTACCTCTGCGCAGAGATGGGGGTCGACCTGGACATCGCCTTCACCAAACGGATCCGGGCCGGCATCTTCGGCGGCGAAGGGTTCGTGATGCAGAAACTGAGCGGTCACGGAACGGCCTTCCTCCACTGCTGCGGGGATGTCGTTGAGATGACCCTCGCCCCGGACCAGGTGATGAAGGTCCAGACCGGGCTGGTCGTCGGGTTCGATTCGACGGTCAGGTACGACATCGCCCGTGCCGGCGGGGTCACCACCATCCTCTTCGGCGGGGAAGGGCTCTTTCTGACGACACTGCAGGGGCCCGGAAAGGTGGTGCTCCAGTCGATGGACGTGGCAAAACTGGCACAGGCGCTCACACCGTTCCTGCCTCATCCCGAATCCGGGTCACAATGA
- the ppsA gene encoding phosphoenolpyruvate synthase — MNEVPNILWLEEIRKEDIPSVGGKGASLGEMASIGLPVPKAFVVTAQAFRRFLVETGLEDTLFQRMEKLDVENNESLEATAAEAIASVIDAMMPQKIQDDIKAAYHKMSPEEMIVAVRSSATAEDLPDASFAGQQETYLNIKGVDDLIEAVKMCWASLYGARAIYYRSKQGFDDRSVNIAVVIQQLVHSEKAGVMFSSHPVTGEPLTIIEGSWGLGEAVVSGTVSPDNYIFDQRTEKVVDQLIANKKVEIVPDGRKGTKVVEVSPSRQDAQVLSNDEVARLAMFGKIAEDHYGVPQDVEWSIIGNSLYILQSRPITTIGMANGKNAPLPTGAIQGKILVQGQGASPGIATGKVVILMDAKDIGIVKEGDILVTRMTNPDMVPAMRKVKAIVTDEGGMTCHAAIVSRELGTPAVVGTRNGTGTLRQGQLVTVDGEKGVVYEGAVQAAPAAANAGQPVAAAAPVITATSVKVNVSLPEAAQRAAATGADGVGLLRIEHLILGLNKTPNWFIKNGKEEEFILELYNGIKTVLDAFPGKPVWVRTLDAPTDEFRNMEGGEDEPIEHNPMLGWRGIRRDLRSPEQFRMQVEAFKRLWNEGYDNMGLMFPLVGHPDEFIQAKAMLAGWGVDVEKVTLGIMIEIPSSAVLIEDFAKCGIKFASFGTNDLIQYTLAIDRNNEHLTDMYKPKHPAVLKLIDSAIRVCRDYGIECSICGQAGSDPVMAEWLVDHGISSISANIDAIAKIRHAVARTEQRILLEAARKNNAQ; from the coding sequence ATGAACGAAGTGCCGAATATTCTATGGCTCGAGGAGATAAGGAAAGAGGATATTCCCTCCGTAGGAGGGAAAGGTGCTTCACTCGGTGAGATGGCATCCATCGGACTTCCGGTCCCGAAAGCATTTGTGGTGACAGCTCAGGCATTCCGCAGGTTCCTGGTTGAGACAGGACTTGAGGATACACTGTTCCAGAGGATGGAGAAACTCGATGTCGAGAACAACGAATCTCTCGAGGCAACAGCTGCAGAGGCAATAGCATCAGTTATTGATGCAATGATGCCACAGAAGATCCAGGACGATATCAAAGCAGCATACCATAAAATGTCTCCAGAGGAGATGATCGTCGCGGTCAGGTCGAGTGCGACCGCAGAGGATCTCCCGGATGCCAGTTTTGCAGGGCAGCAGGAGACATACCTGAATATCAAAGGGGTCGATGACCTGATCGAAGCGGTCAAGATGTGCTGGGCCTCGCTCTATGGAGCCCGGGCCATCTACTACCGCTCAAAGCAGGGATTCGACGACCGGAGTGTGAACATCGCCGTCGTCATACAGCAGCTGGTCCACTCCGAGAAGGCCGGCGTGATGTTCTCCAGTCACCCGGTGACCGGCGAGCCGCTGACGATCATCGAAGGTTCGTGGGGGCTCGGTGAAGCCGTCGTATCAGGCACGGTCTCTCCTGACAACTATATCTTCGACCAGCGGACCGAGAAGGTCGTCGACCAGTTAATCGCCAACAAGAAGGTCGAGATCGTCCCTGACGGCAGGAAGGGGACGAAGGTCGTCGAGGTCTCACCCTCCAGGCAGGACGCCCAGGTCCTCTCGAACGATGAGGTGGCCAGGCTCGCGATGTTCGGCAAGATCGCCGAGGACCACTACGGTGTTCCTCAGGATGTTGAATGGTCGATCATCGGAAATTCGCTCTATATTCTGCAGTCCCGCCCGATCACGACGATCGGAATGGCGAACGGGAAGAACGCACCCCTGCCCACCGGGGCTATCCAGGGGAAGATCCTCGTCCAGGGCCAGGGAGCCTCTCCGGGGATTGCAACCGGCAAAGTCGTGATCCTGATGGACGCAAAGGACATCGGGATCGTCAAGGAGGGCGACATCCTGGTCACCCGGATGACCAACCCCGACATGGTCCCTGCGATGCGCAAGGTGAAGGCGATCGTGACCGACGAGGGCGGAATGACCTGCCACGCCGCGATCGTCAGCAGGGAACTCGGCACACCGGCCGTGGTCGGAACCAGAAACGGAACCGGTACCCTCAGACAGGGGCAACTGGTGACCGTCGACGGTGAGAAGGGAGTCGTCTACGAGGGGGCAGTCCAGGCTGCACCAGCAGCGGCAAACGCCGGGCAGCCGGTGGCAGCCGCGGCGCCGGTGATCACCGCCACCAGCGTGAAGGTGAACGTCTCGCTTCCAGAAGCTGCGCAGCGGGCTGCAGCCACCGGAGCGGACGGGGTCGGGCTGCTCAGGATCGAGCATCTGATCCTCGGGCTGAACAAGACGCCGAACTGGTTCATCAAGAACGGAAAGGAAGAGGAGTTCATCCTCGAACTCTACAACGGGATCAAGACCGTGCTGGACGCGTTCCCGGGGAAACCGGTCTGGGTCCGGACTCTCGACGCACCGACCGACGAGTTCCGGAACATGGAGGGCGGCGAGGACGAGCCGATCGAACACAACCCGATGCTCGGATGGCGTGGAATCAGGCGCGACCTCCGGAGCCCCGAACAGTTCAGGATGCAGGTCGAGGCATTCAAGCGGCTCTGGAACGAGGGCTACGACAACATGGGCCTGATGTTCCCGCTGGTCGGGCATCCTGACGAGTTCATCCAGGCCAAGGCGATGCTCGCCGGCTGGGGTGTCGACGTCGAGAAGGTGACGCTCGGTATCATGATCGAGATCCCGAGCAGCGCCGTCCTGATCGAGGACTTTGCCAAGTGCGGGATCAAGTTTGCCTCGTTCGGCACCAACGATCTGATCCAGTACACGCTGGCGATCGACCGGAACAACGAGCACCTGACCGATATGTACAAGCCCAAGCACCCGGCCGTGCTGAAACTGATCGACTCTGCGATCAGGGTCTGTAGAGACTACGGAATCGAATGCTCGATCTGCGGTCAGGCCGGATCTGACCCGGTGATGGCAGAGTGGCTCGTCGATCACGGCATCAGCAGTATATCAGCAAACATCGACGCAATCGCTAAGATCCGACATGCCGTGGCACGCACCGAGCAGCGGATACTTCTTGAAGCGGCGAGAAAGAACAATGCTCAATAA
- the mfnA gene encoding tyrosine decarboxylase MfnA, translating to MLNKGLAEEELFSFLSKKREEDLCHSHILSSMCTVPHPIAVKAHLMFMETNLGDPGLFPGTASLERLLIERLGDLFHHREAGGYATSGGTESNIQALRIAKAQKKVDKPNVVIPETSHFSFKKACDILGIQMKTVPADRSMRTDISEVSDAIDKNTIALVGIAGSTEYGMVDDIGALATIAEEEDLYLHVDAAFGGLVIPFLPNPPAFDFALPGVSSIAVDPHKMGMSTLPAGALLVREPQMLGLLNIDTPYLTVKQEYTLAGTRPGASVAGALAVLDYMGRDGMEAVVAGCMKNTSRLIRGMETLGFPRAVTPDVNVATFITNHPAPKNWVVSQTRRGHMRIICMPHVTADMIEQFLIDIGE from the coding sequence ATGCTCAATAAAGGGCTGGCTGAGGAAGAACTCTTCTCTTTCCTCTCGAAAAAGAGAGAGGAAGACCTCTGTCACTCTCATATTTTAAGTTCGATGTGCACGGTACCTCACCCAATTGCGGTGAAGGCACATCTGATGTTCATGGAGACGAACCTCGGAGATCCGGGTCTCTTTCCGGGCACCGCCTCTCTCGAACGGCTGCTGATCGAGCGGCTCGGCGACCTCTTTCACCACAGGGAGGCCGGCGGATATGCGACCTCGGGCGGGACCGAGTCGAACATCCAGGCCCTTCGGATTGCAAAAGCTCAAAAGAAGGTCGACAAACCGAACGTGGTGATCCCCGAGACCTCGCACTTCTCGTTCAAGAAGGCCTGCGACATACTCGGGATCCAGATGAAGACCGTCCCGGCGGACCGGTCCATGCGGACTGACATCAGTGAGGTCAGCGATGCGATCGATAAGAATACGATCGCCCTGGTCGGAATAGCAGGGAGCACCGAGTACGGGATGGTGGATGACATCGGTGCCCTCGCCACGATCGCAGAGGAGGAAGATCTCTACCTGCATGTCGATGCGGCATTCGGGGGGCTTGTAATACCGTTCCTCCCGAACCCCCCGGCCTTCGACTTCGCCCTCCCCGGGGTCTCCTCGATCGCCGTCGACCCGCATAAGATGGGGATGAGCACCCTGCCGGCAGGGGCGCTGCTGGTCCGCGAACCACAGATGCTCGGGCTGTTGAACATCGACACCCCGTACCTGACCGTCAAGCAGGAGTACACCCTGGCCGGCACCAGGCCGGGCGCCTCGGTGGCCGGGGCTCTTGCTGTCCTCGATTACATGGGCAGGGACGGAATGGAGGCAGTGGTGGCCGGGTGCATGAAGAATACCAGCCGGCTGATCCGGGGGATGGAGACACTCGGGTTCCCGAGGGCCGTGACCCCGGACGTGAACGTGGCCACCTTCATCACAAACCATCCGGCCCCGAAGAACTGGGTCGTATCCCAGACCCGACGGGGACACATGCGAATCATCTGCATGCCGCACGTGACCGCCGACATGATCGAACAGTTCCTCATAGACATTGGAGAATAA